DNA sequence from the Leptospirillum ferrooxidans C2-3 genome:
AGGACCGTCCGTATACCTAAAAGAGAGAGCTCCTGAATCAATTTTGAGGAATCATCTCTCGCAGGGTCGGTCAATACGACCAGCCCCTCAACTGATGACAAACCTAACTTCTCCATGGATACCGCCAGAACCCTGAAGCCTTCTGACTGCCATTTCTCAGCCTTTATCAGAGCATCTTCAGAAAAAGCGCATTCGTTCAAGATTGCCCGGACAGCTCCTTTTTCGATGGAGATAACCTCTCCGGACTCGTCAGTCCAGATCGCCTTGGCGGTCTTTGTCTGAGGATCAAACGGAACAAACTGTGTCAACCTTGATCGATCCATATGGATATTGAGGCGCGCTGCTTCGTTACAAATAGCAAGATCGACCGGATCCTGCCCTCCATCGTTACTGGCCATGGCTGCCATTTTGAGAACATCGTCCCCGGATGCTTTTCCAAATGGAACAACAGCAATGAGCTTCAGCTCATTTTTTGTTAACGTCCCTGTTTTATCAGCACACAGAATATCCATAGTAGCAGCTTCCTCCAAAGAGGAGAGTCTGGTTAAAAGGGCTCCTTTTCCGGCGAGAAGTCTCGCACCAAAAGACGCCGCCAAAGTAAAAGTTGCTGGCAACGCGACCGGAATGGAAGCGAGAAGGATTGTCAAAAGAAGTGGAAGCACTTCGGTTACCGGAATCGAATGATCGGCCCCCATCACAAAGAAAAAAATGGCTCCATTCACAAAGGTCAAATTTCTGACAACCTGCAATATCGCTTTTTGCTCAGTACTTTCCACATAGGCTGTCTTGACGAGCTGAATCGTTTTTCCAAAGCGGGTATGAACACCTGTACTCATGACTTTTGCAAGAGCTTCACCACGACGAACAAGAGATCCGGAGTAACCGCTCTCTCCTGTTCCCACCTCTTTGGGAACAGATTCTCCAGTTAAGAGAGAAACATCGAGAAGGAGCTGCCCTTCAAGCAATACAATATCTGCGGGAACAACTGAACCCATCGTGATCCGGACAATATCTCCAGGAACAAGGATGGATGCGGATACTATGCTCCAGCTGTGATCTCGAAAGACCGATGCATTGACCGCAAGTTTTGACTGGAGTGCAGCGAGTGTTTTCTGTGCTTGCGTTTCCTCAAAGAACCCAAGAATAGCATTGAAAAGTAGAAGGACAAGAATAATAAATCCTTCCAGATACCTTTCCAGGAAAAACTCCAGAATAACCGCAAGTTCAAGCATCCAGGGAACGGGTGACCAGAGTTTAGAAAAAATACGGGAGAAGAGTGGCTGGGAAAAATCGGCAGTAAGATTCGGGCCATGAATTTCAAGGAGGTGGGCTGCTTCTAACGAAGATAACCCGTCTTGCAGCCAATTTTGGCGGTTATCGGCATCAATCGGGATGGCAACCCCTCACTTTTGGAAACGTTCTTGCGGGGAAAGCAAAATAGAGCAAGAAGGGAGAGGGAGTCCCCCTCCATGATCTACCCCAATCAAACAGCTCTTCAGATTGCAATCAAAGCGTTCGCGAAAAAAGAGGCCCTTTTGCAGAAACATTAAGATAACGGTCAAATGTCATTGCAATATTTCGCATAAAAATTCTCCCTGTTGTTGTCAGGGTGATTTTTTCAGGAGTAATGATTAAAAGACCATCCTGCTGGAACCTGTCTAGCTCCTCAATTTCTTTTGTGAAGACTTGATCGAAGTTCTTTCCAAAAGGATCTAGGACATTCTGACGGTTGATCTCAAGGTCACACATGATTCGAGTAATGACCAGACGGCGCATCTCATCATCGAGAGAAAGCTTATATCCCCGATGAACAGGAAGATCCCCGGCCATAACAGCCTTCTGATAGTCCGGAAGACTTTTCAGGTTCTGGGAGTAAACATCCCCCACCATGCTGATTGCAGTGACTCCCATTCCGACCAGATCCGCTTCTGCCTTGGTCGTATATCCCTGAAAGTTTCGATAGAGAGAGTGCTCTTTTTGGGCTTTGGTCAATTCATCATCTGGCTTGGCAAAATGATCCATTCCGATAACAACGTAGCCAGCACCGGTGAGGCGATCCAAAATCATCGACATCAATGCAAACTTGACCTCTGGAGAAGGAAGGTCTTTCTCCTTGATCAATACCATGTGTTTCTTCAACCACGGAACATGCGCATAATTGAAAACAGCTATCCTGTCCGGAGACATGCGGATGACTTGATCAAGCGTCTGGGCAAACCCTTCAACCGTCTGAAATGGCAA
Encoded proteins:
- the hemN gene encoding oxygen-independent coproporphyrinogen III oxidase, whose protein sequence is MTPNMMAGTQVSRELLKKYDVAGPRYTSYPTAPVWTTDFTAENYRDAINRGQSKKPDKPLSLYFHLPFCDSLCYFCGCSVIISRDRGKTADYIDLLATEMALVGPLYSKKRKVVQLHFGGGSPSNLTPPQNRLLFSHINKWFNVDYSQGEISVEIDPRHASNDYLASIRDLGVNRISMGVQDFDPKVQAAVNRIQPVALTEGVFNECRKLNFNGINIDLIYGLPFQTVEGFAQTLDQVIRMSPDRIAVFNYAHVPWLKKHMVLIKEKDLPSPEVKFALMSMILDRLTGAGYVVIGMDHFAKPDDELTKAQKEHSLYRNFQGYTTKAEADLVGMGVTAISMVGDVYSQNLKSLPDYQKAVMAGDLPVHRGYKLSLDDEMRRLVITRIMCDLEINRQNVLDPFGKNFDQVFTKEIEELDRFQQDGLLIITPEKITLTTTGRIFMRNIAMTFDRYLNVSAKGPLFSRTL
- a CDS encoding HAD-IC family P-type ATPase; this translates as MPIDADNRQNWLQDGLSSLEAAHLLEIHGPNLTADFSQPLFSRIFSKLWSPVPWMLELAVILEFFLERYLEGFIILVLLLFNAILGFFEETQAQKTLAALQSKLAVNASVFRDHSWSIVSASILVPGDIVRITMGSVVPADIVLLEGQLLLDVSLLTGESVPKEVGTGESGYSGSLVRRGEALAKVMSTGVHTRFGKTIQLVKTAYVESTEQKAILQVVRNLTFVNGAIFFFVMGADHSIPVTEVLPLLLTILLASIPVALPATFTLAASFGARLLAGKGALLTRLSSLEEAATMDILCADKTGTLTKNELKLIAVVPFGKASGDDVLKMAAMASNDGGQDPVDLAICNEAARLNIHMDRSRLTQFVPFDPQTKTAKAIWTDESGEVISIEKGAVRAILNECAFSEDALIKAEKWQSEGFRVLAVSMEKLGLSSVEGLVVLTDPARDDSSKLIQELSLLGIRTVLVTGDAPKTALHLAREVGISGELYPRQTISENDSPGSYGVFAGVLPEDKFNLVKVFQKAGHIVGMCGDGANDAPALSQSQMGISVLTATDVAKSAAGIVLTRPGLEGIVETVLEGRRIFQRIQTYTLNSIVKKVVTVLFLAIGLLVTHHAVLTPLLMVIILLTGDFLTMSLSTDNVEGSKRPNVWNVQGLTITGGILSFIFLTFSTTILFLGVKAFHLSLGSIRSLAFLTLVIGNQATIYAIRERGPSGNSLPGRWLILSSVVDVLIALVLAHFGVLMKPLSNQIVFVVFLGAFLYMIILYRLKIVIFNRFLMQ